ATTGATAACCGTGGCTAAAAATATCAACCCAATAATAAACCATCTAAGTCCTTTTACTTTCATTATAATTTGTTTTTTTAGGTTCTAAAATCTCTTCAAAAAGAATATAGAACTTCCTGCATCAATGTTTTTAGCATGATGAATTGTTTATTTTTTTTAATTGGCGATAAAATAACTAAGTGAAAAATCAATCTATCTACACTTAGACAAACCTATTATCCATCTCTTAGTGAGATACTTGAAGGTCATAGATTTTAACTTTAGCAAATGTATTTGGATTAGTAGATTGGAAATAATTTCCCGCTTTGAAATAATTCTCAAAAACGCCCCATTTTTTAATATTAATATCTTCGTAAACAAATGATTCAGAACCATTCATAATTACTTCTAATCTTCCGTCAGATACTTTAATCTCTAGAGTGAATTTAGTATTGAAATCTATTTTTTCTTTAAAATCTCTTCCTTTATCATCAGTCCAAGCCTCTGCAGGAAGCATCTCTTTTAAGGATGCATTTTGATTTTTAAGTACCTTAGTTTTTACTCTTATTTTTCCCTGATCCCAGAAGATTTTCAAAATCGGTGCCGCATTTTTATCTTTCTGACCGATTAAAGCTTGCTGGCTGTCTGTTAATATTCCATGAATCTGAGCGATAATCACTCTGCTGTATTTTCCGTCAGCTTCCTTTGAAACATCTTCTATGGCGTATGTTCCTTTGAAATAGCCACCTTGGGCAAAAGTCCAGTTTACATTTTTACTGCCAATTTCAATTGTTTCTCTTAATTCTGATCTTGAAAAATGACTATTGGCAGTTGAAGTACCAGATGGATAAGCATAAAAAACAATCGATTTGTCTTTTGGATCCTCATACATATATTTTTTGGCAATATCATTTGAAGCAAAATCAAATATCTCCGGATAATTTAAATCAAATGTTTTTCCGGGTTTCTTTGGATCTTCAGCTGGAGTCGTTAACGTCCAATGAGATAAATCAATATTAGCCACATTTCTCTTGTTTTTTTGATCCTGACCATAACTAATCGTTATAAATGCCAAAGAAATAAAGAGCAAAATTTTTGAAAATTGTAAATTCATTTTAGTTCTATTATAAAATTAATTAATGGTAAAGATTTTATCTGCAATCTTTTGAAACAGAAATTACCTTAACTTTTAAAATCTGCCTTTACTGCAAGACTCAATAATATCGATAAGATAATCTGGTTTTTTAAATTGGTAAACCAATTTTTATTATTCAAAAATACTATTTTATCTTAATAAAAAAACAAATGACAGCTTTTTTTATTGAATAATTTACCTAATCTATTTTTAAAATATTATATTTTACAAATCAATTAAACTTTCATAAAATCCTCACGTATAGGACTAAATACATCAATTAATACTCCATCGGCCAGACATAGAGCGCCATGCCATACATGTGGCGGAATATAAAAACAGTCTCCACCTTTCAGATTTTTTTTCTCCTCGCCAATCGTTACTTCAAATTCGCCACTAACCACATAGGTTACTTGTGCATGATAATGTTCATGTAAAGGCCCGATGCTTCCTTTTTTAAAATCTACATTGACTAACATAATAGTGTCATCGTATCCCATTATCTTGCGCTTTACACCATCGCCAACAATCTCCCACTCTATTTCGTCTCCTATTAAAAATTCCTTGCTTGCTCCAAAACTTTTCATATTGTTTTTTTATTTAATTACTTTACTAAAATAGGTTCCAACCCAAGAATAGGTCGTTCCTTTAATTTCCAAGGTATGTTTCTTTGATACTGAATTATTTGCTGTAGCAAAAACAAACAAGAAAGAAGTCCCGTTTTTGTTTTTGATAGAAACTCCAATATAGTTTTCATCTTCATAAACTTTTTCCACTGTTATTATGGAGCTTGAAGCGTTTATAGCGGCTTCTGTAACGGTACTATAACTGCCATGTGTTTCTATAACATTAATATATGACGTCTGTTGAACATTTTTCTTTCGAATAATTAATCCTGCATCTCTACGCAAATTAAAATTAGGATCATTAGCACCCAAGCTTACTAATAATAATTCGTCATCTTGCTGTGTCACTGAAGTTAATGTGTAAAAACTTCCATGATCCAACCATGAAAATTTGATGTTTTCATCTCCAGCTTTTCCAAACCCTTCTTTCCACAAATGTTGATATCCAAAAGACCTGCCTAATGATTCTAATGTTTTTGGAGTTTCATACTTAAAACTGGCAGTCATCATTTGTCCTAAATAATAAAAAGGCAGATCGTATTGATTAGGCGTATTGGACTTCACTTGAAAAATATCCAGCAATAAAGGCTTTTCATAGCCATCAATCTCAAGCAAGGCCATTGTGCGGTGCATTTTTGTATTGGGATATGCATTATCTTCAATTGCGCTTATAATTTGAATTTTAGGATTACTCGAATCGAAGAAATATCTTTTGGATGAAAATTTATCTCCTATTTCAAAATCTCCTTTAAAATTTGAGGTTTCATTTTGTATAATAGTATTGTGGGCAATAGTCTGTTTTGCCCAGGTCTCATTTTCTTTCAAATAATTTCCACCGCCTTTTTGCTCAATATTTACAAATCTTGCCAATCCATAATCCTGCAAAATTTCAGAATCATTGTTATAATAAGAAAAAGATAGTTTGTCAAAATGTCCATGGCTGGAACCTTGAGAAGTGTATTTCATTACCAAAGTCAATTCATCATCCTTAGATTTGTTTCTAATAACAGCCACACCTCCTTGGTTGCCATCTTGGCCGTCAGACAAATCAATTGACTTTTTAATAAAAGGTTTAGCCAATTTCTTTTTAACTGCTAAAGCCACCGCCATTCCAGCATTATCCAATTGAACACGTCCTTGCTTTTCGGCAATAGACAATAAAGAAGCATCTTTTCCTCCATATAAATAAGCAATATCAACTGACGAAACCAATTCTCTTGAATAATAAGACATTCCTTTTTGTCCGTCGTTGAGTGGAAAAAACTCTCCTTCAGAATTGGTTAGATTTAATAATGCATACACCGACTTAATCAAAATTCCTTTTTTATATTCAAAAATTTTTAAATCTGGTTTAGTATTTTGCAATGCTTCTGCGAAAACCAAAAAAGGATACATCGCATATCTCTGATAATAAGGGCCTTCATTGTAATAACCGTCTAGAGAAAAAGGCTCATCAACATTGGCTAAAAATCCAGTTTTCTGACCCTCCTGTTTAATCAAACCTCCATCATTATCTTTCATACCTGCGGGTAAACCATCTTCTTTTAAACCATTCAAAGCCCTGTCCAGTAACTCTGCATCATCCATTACCAAAGCTATCATTCCAACAGCCACATTTCCCCATGTGCTATGATTATGAACTCGATTAAAAAACTGTGGAGAACCTATCGAAATAAAGTCAGCAAATGGTCTGAATAATTCTTTTTCCAAAATAGCTCTGTCGGCCGCACCAATGAAATCATAAACACAGTCATAAGCCTGACTTGTGTATACAAGCCAATTAGCATCATTGAGTGCCTGCCAAAATAATTTCCCTCTTGCATAAGAACGTTCCTGCGGATGCAAAGGCAGTGTAGGATATAATTTAGCATAAGCCATCAACATTTCTTTTACATAGACCGCATACTTTTTATCTCCTAAAATCTGATATAAAAAACCGGCTTTCTGCACGATTAAAAAATTCTTTTTGTGGCGCTCATGTGTATAACCTCCAGAAAAATCTTTAGGAATAGGAACCTCAATTCCTAACGCAATTTCTGCATCGACTTCTTTTTTCACTTCCAGTAATGAAGAATCAAAAAGTGGCGCTTTACCCAAATTTGCCTTGATTTCAGGTACACCTTTTTTAGTCAAAACTAATCTAGGATGCGACTGAGCAATTGCATTTTCAGATACTAATAACAGTATTGTAAAAGCAAGTAGTATCAAGACTTTATTTTTC
This portion of the Flavobacterium panacagri genome encodes:
- a CDS encoding cupin domain-containing protein — its product is MKSFGASKEFLIGDEIEWEIVGDGVKRKIMGYDDTIMLVNVDFKKGSIGPLHEHYHAQVTYVVSGEFEVTIGEEKKNLKGGDCFYIPPHVWHGALCLADGVLIDVFSPIREDFMKV
- a CDS encoding polysaccharide lyase family 7 protein, whose protein sequence is MNLQFSKILLFISLAFITISYGQDQKNKRNVANIDLSHWTLTTPAEDPKKPGKTFDLNYPEIFDFASNDIAKKYMYEDPKDKSIVFYAYPSGTSTANSHFSRSELRETIEIGSKNVNWTFAQGGYFKGTYAIEDVSKEADGKYSRVIIAQIHGILTDSQQALIGQKDKNAAPILKIFWDQGKIRVKTKVLKNQNASLKEMLPAEAWTDDKGRDFKEKIDFNTKFTLEIKVSDGRLEVIMNGSESFVYEDINIKKWGVFENYFKAGNYFQSTNPNTFAKVKIYDLQVSH
- a CDS encoding heparinase II/III domain-containing protein, with the protein product MKNKVLILLAFTILLLVSENAIAQSHPRLVLTKKGVPEIKANLGKAPLFDSSLLEVKKEVDAEIALGIEVPIPKDFSGGYTHERHKKNFLIVQKAGFLYQILGDKKYAVYVKEMLMAYAKLYPTLPLHPQERSYARGKLFWQALNDANWLVYTSQAYDCVYDFIGAADRAILEKELFRPFADFISIGSPQFFNRVHNHSTWGNVAVGMIALVMDDAELLDRALNGLKEDGLPAGMKDNDGGLIKQEGQKTGFLANVDEPFSLDGYYNEGPYYQRYAMYPFLVFAEALQNTKPDLKIFEYKKGILIKSVYALLNLTNSEGEFFPLNDGQKGMSYYSRELVSSVDIAYLYGGKDASLLSIAEKQGRVQLDNAGMAVALAVKKKLAKPFIKKSIDLSDGQDGNQGGVAVIRNKSKDDELTLVMKYTSQGSSHGHFDKLSFSYYNNDSEILQDYGLARFVNIEQKGGGNYLKENETWAKQTIAHNTIIQNETSNFKGDFEIGDKFSSKRYFFDSSNPKIQIISAIEDNAYPNTKMHRTMALLEIDGYEKPLLLDIFQVKSNTPNQYDLPFYYLGQMMTASFKYETPKTLESLGRSFGYQHLWKEGFGKAGDENIKFSWLDHGSFYTLTSVTQQDDELLLVSLGANDPNFNLRRDAGLIIRKKNVQQTSYINVIETHGSYSTVTEAAINASSSIITVEKVYEDENYIGVSIKNKNGTSFLFVFATANNSVSKKHTLEIKGTTYSWVGTYFSKVIK